A DNA window from Haliovirga abyssi contains the following coding sequences:
- a CDS encoding SPOR domain-containing protein produces the protein MKNNKNRKIKQYRNFILFLLIIYFLIQIFVDFNMRYTNLIKNRNQFMEKFISGIKIRNDKFYNLKDDKQKIRVIEKSNFKNDKKVKKYYIQIGIYSVLDIANTDIKDLKEFNPSLKSIMINNKKYYKVVVENINSKLEAKNILKEINKKGFQGPFIREMKIDGKSSKPRTISK, from the coding sequence TTGAAAAATAATAAAAATAGGAAAATTAAACAATATAGAAATTTCATTTTATTTTTATTAATAATCTATTTTTTAATACAAATTTTTGTTGATTTTAATATGAGATATACAAATTTAATTAAAAATAGAAATCAATTTATGGAAAAATTTATAAGTGGAATAAAGATAAGAAATGATAAATTTTATAATTTAAAAGATGATAAGCAAAAAATAAGAGTTATAGAAAAAAGTAATTTCAAAAACGATAAAAAGGTAAAAAAATATTACATACAAATTGGAATATATAGCGTATTAGATATAGCTAATACGGATATAAAAGATTTGAAAGAATTTAATCCCTCTTTGAAAAGTATAATGATAAATAATAAAAAGTATTATAAAGTTGTTGTAGAAAATATTAACTCTAAGTTAGAGGCAAAAAATATTTTAAAAGAAATAAATAAAAAAGGATTTCAAGGACCTTTTATAAGGGAGATGAAAATAGATGGAAAAAGTAGTAAGCCTAGAACAATTAGCAAATGA
- a CDS encoding bifunctional folylpolyglutamate synthase/dihydrofolate synthase: MNLLKKEELLDELYSYSKFGIKLGLENIDKLLNELGNIENNYKKIHIAGTNGKGSVATMLETILIESGYNVGKYTSPHLVDFNERITVNNKKISDEELVECFLEVKKAIKSLNIQPTFFEVTTAIMFLYFDKKNIDWGIIETGMGGQYDSTNVIVPEVSIITNVTVDHTNYLGKNLREIAKEKAGIIKKDVPVIYYGNCKELIEEVEKKSVNRVNIGKYNYKVEFDNEKFSTVIDIDNEIYEIPLYGEFQSKNFLLAYETLKKIGVSKKDIKKGLKNVKWPGRFEVIEKNPYLILDGAHNIAAALGLKRSLLKKFKREEILVITSILKDKDVNEILDIFSKFADTAIFVSLKTVDRGLSEEEMYKLGSGKFDNSLKIDDINEAIKVAKENFDKKAIIIAGSLYLIGEVKKGRI; this comes from the coding sequence ATGAACTTATTAAAAAAAGAAGAGCTATTAGATGAATTATATTCATATTCTAAATTTGGTATAAAATTAGGATTGGAAAATATAGATAAATTATTGAATGAACTAGGAAATATAGAAAATAACTATAAAAAAATCCATATTGCAGGAACAAATGGAAAAGGTTCTGTTGCAACTATGCTGGAAACTATTCTTATAGAATCTGGATATAATGTTGGTAAATATACATCACCTCATTTAGTTGATTTTAATGAAAGAATTACTGTGAATAATAAAAAAATAAGTGATGAAGAGTTAGTAGAGTGTTTTTTAGAAGTGAAAAAAGCAATAAAGAGTTTAAATATACAACCAACTTTTTTTGAAGTCACAACAGCTATTATGTTTTTGTATTTTGATAAAAAAAATATAGATTGGGGAATAATTGAAACTGGAATGGGGGGACAATATGATTCTACAAATGTAATTGTTCCTGAAGTATCAATTATAACTAATGTCACAGTTGATCATACAAACTATTTAGGAAAGAATTTAAGAGAAATAGCGAAAGAAAAAGCTGGAATAATAAAAAAAGATGTTCCTGTAATTTATTATGGAAACTGCAAAGAGTTAATTGAAGAAGTAGAAAAAAAGAGTGTAAACAGAGTTAATATAGGAAAATATAATTATAAAGTAGAGTTTGATAATGAAAAATTTTCAACTGTAATAGATATAGATAATGAAATATATGAAATTCCACTCTATGGAGAATTTCAAAGTAAAAATTTTTTATTAGCATATGAAACGTTAAAAAAAATTGGGGTTTCTAAAAAAGATATAAAAAAAGGTCTAAAAAATGTAAAATGGCCAGGTAGATTTGAAGTGATAGAAAAAAATCCATATCTAATTTTAGATGGAGCACACAATATAGCAGCAGCATTAGGATTAAAACGCTCTCTTTTGAAAAAATTTAAAAGAGAAGAGATATTAGTAATAACCTCTATATTAAAAGATAAAGATGTTAATGAGATATTAGATATATTTTCTAAATTTGCAGATACAGCAATTTTTGTATCTTTAAAGACAGTTGACAGAGGATTATCAGAAGAAGAGATGTATAAGCTTGGAAGTGGGAAATTTGATAATAGTTTAAAAATAGATGATATAAACGAAGCAATAAAAGTAGCAAAAGAGAATTTTGATAAAAAAGCAATTATTATTGCAGGTTCACTATATCTTATAGGAGAAGTGAAAAAGGGGCGAATTTAA
- a CDS encoding MFS transporter, translating to MRKESFFDVFKKDRNFGILISSQIISQLGDAINWMANLAFVAVIAPGIGTSILMVWLMLPILLIGPFAGVIVDRFSRKRIMLISDITRALTIVLFLLYVLNFVKMENEVYKFQIQNNKFKLEKAEIKSLLSNDKVKTEKYDMKIEIKKINRSLVITGVPIKNINSDKVKIVITTGLEDYEKIYLKKNGNKYIGMVKFQESKYGKKKNKIVETNKKGTLSISVVEEKGFVNIIYIITFLISFITQFFIPAKSALLPHIVSKEHLVYANSFSASANRIVIVIGGALGGFLIGRFGILFAFFIDALTYLLSFSLVMIIKKDKVEKRAKHVKSNFIAELKEGIKYILNKDLTSFVFFRYVGIMSAGGVAYIFLVKYSNETLQMGVEGLGYLQTSLGIGIALGSVFLGFIGNRVKKVVFIKLGFIIVGLSVAGFAFIENIYMALGIGVLAGFGGAFIIILSETILQTVVPKNMQGRVFATLQTATNAAFALSAVLTGFLISGLNDKVVFTVLSLILLIIGITGEIYELIKKRRAIR from the coding sequence TGGATGGCTAATTTGGCTTTTGTAGCTGTAATAGCACCTGGAATAGGAACATCTATTTTAATGGTATGGCTAATGTTGCCTATTTTATTAATAGGACCATTCGCAGGAGTGATTGTAGATAGATTTAGTCGTAAAAGAATAATGCTTATATCAGATATTACAAGAGCATTAACAATAGTTTTATTTCTTTTATATGTATTAAATTTTGTTAAAATGGAAAATGAAGTATATAAATTTCAAATTCAAAATAATAAATTTAAATTAGAAAAAGCAGAAATAAAAAGTTTATTAAGTAATGATAAGGTGAAAACTGAAAAATATGATATGAAAATAGAGATAAAAAAAATTAATAGAAGCTTAGTAATAACAGGAGTTCCTATAAAAAATATAAATTCAGATAAAGTTAAAATTGTTATTACAACAGGATTAGAAGATTATGAAAAAATATATTTGAAAAAAAATGGAAATAAATATATTGGAATGGTTAAATTTCAAGAATCGAAGTATGGAAAAAAGAAAAATAAAATAGTAGAAACTAATAAAAAAGGGACTTTGTCTATTAGTGTGGTAGAAGAAAAAGGATTTGTTAATATTATATATATAATTACTTTTTTAATATCATTTATAACACAGTTTTTTATACCAGCAAAATCAGCACTTTTGCCTCATATAGTTTCTAAAGAGCATTTGGTTTATGCAAATTCATTCTCGGCTTCTGCTAATAGAATAGTTATAGTTATTGGTGGAGCACTTGGAGGATTTTTAATAGGAAGATTTGGAATATTGTTTGCATTTTTTATAGATGCTTTAACATATTTATTATCTTTTTCATTAGTAATGATTATAAAAAAAGATAAGGTAGAAAAAAGAGCAAAGCATGTTAAAAGTAATTTTATAGCTGAATTAAAAGAGGGAATAAAATATATTTTAAATAAAGATTTAACTAGTTTTGTATTTTTCAGGTATGTTGGAATTATGTCAGCTGGTGGAGTTGCATATATATTTTTGGTGAAATATTCTAATGAAACTTTACAAATGGGAGTGGAAGGACTTGGATACCTTCAAACATCTCTTGGAATAGGGATTGCTTTAGGCTCTGTATTCTTAGGATTTATAGGAAATAGAGTGAAAAAAGTAGTTTTTATTAAATTAGGATTTATAATAGTTGGACTGTCTGTAGCGGGATTTGCATTTATAGAAAATATATATATGGCATTAGGAATAGGAGTTTTAGCTGGATTTGGTGGAGCTTTTATTATAATTTTATCAGAAACTATATTACAGACAGTAGTTCCTAAAAATATGCAAGGAAGAGTTTTTGCTACATTACAAACAGCAACAAATGCAGCATTTGCATTGTCAGCTGTATTAACAGGGTTTCTTATTTCAGGATTAAATGATAAAGTGGTTTTTACAGTTTTGTCATTGATTTTATTAATTATAGGAATCACAGGAGAGATATATGAACTTATTAAAAAAAGAAGAGCTATTAGATGA